The Myxococcota bacterium genome has a segment encoding these proteins:
- a CDS encoding alcohol dehydrogenase catalytic domain-containing protein — translation MATMRAAVFVEKGHIELREVRRPEPGLGEALLKLSLTTICGTDVHILKGEYPVRPGLVVGHEPVGRIEALGPGVAGFERGDRVIVGAITPCGQCRACLSGDGAQCSHGGERFESLGGWRFGNTIDGCQADYVVVPNAQANLARIPESLADEDVLLCPDIMSTGFSAVERGRVRIGDAVAVFAQGPIGLCATAGARLAGAALVIGIDSVPARLAQAKRMGADVVLDFRQQDVVAEIRRLTGGGVDVAIEALGQQETFENCLRAVRPGGVVSSLGVYSGHLQVPLDAFAAGLGDHTIVTTLCPGGKERMRRLMSVVAAGRAPFRELVTHSFRLAEIEAAYELFGHQRDGVMKVAIRP, via the coding sequence GCGCTCCTCAAGCTGTCGCTGACGACGATCTGCGGCACTGACGTGCACATCTTGAAGGGTGAATACCCGGTGCGGCCGGGGCTCGTGGTCGGCCACGAGCCCGTCGGACGGATCGAAGCGCTGGGTCCGGGAGTCGCCGGTTTCGAGCGGGGCGATCGCGTGATCGTGGGCGCGATCACCCCCTGCGGGCAGTGCCGCGCCTGCCTCTCGGGCGACGGCGCGCAGTGCAGTCATGGCGGCGAGCGCTTCGAGTCGCTCGGGGGCTGGCGCTTCGGAAACACGATCGACGGCTGTCAGGCGGACTACGTGGTCGTGCCGAACGCGCAGGCGAACCTGGCTCGCATTCCCGAGTCACTCGCCGACGAGGACGTGCTGCTCTGCCCCGACATCATGTCCACCGGCTTCTCGGCCGTAGAACGGGGGCGGGTCCGCATCGGTGACGCGGTCGCCGTGTTCGCGCAGGGCCCGATCGGCCTGTGCGCGACCGCGGGCGCGCGCCTCGCCGGTGCCGCGCTGGTGATCGGCATCGACTCCGTGCCCGCGCGCCTCGCGCAGGCCAAGCGCATGGGAGCCGATGTCGTGCTCGATTTCCGCCAGCAAGACGTGGTGGCGGAGATCCGGCGACTCACGGGCGGCGGCGTCGACGTCGCGATCGAAGCGCTCGGTCAGCAAGAGACGTTCGAGAACTGCCTGCGCGCCGTGCGGCCGGGCGGCGTGGTGTCCAGCCTGGGCGTCTACTCGGGTCACCTCCAGGTCCCACTCGACGCCTTCGCCGCCGGGCTCGGCGACCACACGATCGTGACCACACTCTGCCCTGGCGGCAAAGAGCGCATGCGGCGGCTCATGAGCGTCGTCGCCGCGGGCCGGGCGCCGTTCCGGGAGCTCGTGACTCACTCGTTCCGGCTCGCCGAGATCGAGGCCGCTTATGAGCTCTTCGGACACCAGCGCGACGGGGTGATGAAGGTCGCGATCCGGCCTTGA